One stretch of Paenibacillus sp. AN1007 DNA includes these proteins:
- a CDS encoding MFS transporter, which produces MKNKGTIYILALAVFLIGTIEYIITGIIEMIAGDLGVSTAEAGLLVTVFALAAAILAPILIAVTINVDRRKLMLLTFGVFIASNGIMMFDLSYEAMLGIRIIQGASGGMTTVVAMAAATRLVENEKRGNAIGIILMGLSSSLVLGVPIGTFFSEMFGWKVLFIVIGILSIIPFLIIHRKVPAIKEEEQVTMGMQLSMLKNKAVLVALMMTLLYVGGYAALFTYITPFLQTTSSLSMTEISLILFLAGVCSFIGSKLGGQLADAKGPKFTIFLGLVLQGLTLLLFAVTGSHLILLILVLMVFMLATWSISPAQQLYLVTLAPRSPDIALSINTSFIQFGFAMGSGLGGLVISRASVLALNWAGFAAICIALLFAILQFRGTGSRRAAASGEKVNAQ; this is translated from the coding sequence TTGAAAAATAAAGGAACCATATATATTCTGGCACTGGCCGTATTTTTGATTGGTACAATTGAATACATTATTACCGGAATTATCGAGATGATTGCTGGGGACCTTGGTGTGTCCACTGCCGAAGCCGGATTGCTTGTGACGGTATTTGCCCTTGCGGCAGCCATTCTTGCTCCGATTCTGATTGCCGTGACAATCAATGTAGATCGCAGGAAGCTGATGCTGCTGACCTTCGGTGTATTTATTGCCAGCAATGGCATCATGATGTTTGATCTTTCGTATGAAGCGATGCTCGGCATACGCATTATTCAGGGAGCAAGCGGAGGTATGACAACTGTTGTTGCCATGGCCGCAGCGACAAGGCTGGTGGAGAATGAGAAGAGAGGCAATGCGATCGGAATCATTCTGATGGGACTCAGCAGCTCGCTGGTGCTTGGCGTCCCGATCGGTACATTTTTCAGTGAGATGTTTGGCTGGAAGGTTCTATTTATTGTCATTGGTATCCTGAGTATTATTCCATTTCTGATCATCCATCGTAAGGTTCCGGCAATCAAAGAGGAAGAGCAGGTGACGATGGGCATGCAGCTCTCGATGCTGAAAAATAAAGCAGTTCTGGTCGCGCTGATGATGACACTGCTGTACGTGGGCGGTTACGCAGCGTTGTTCACGTACATTACGCCATTTTTGCAAACGACCTCGTCTCTGTCCATGACCGAAATCAGTCTGATTTTGTTCCTGGCGGGTGTCTGCAGCTTTATCGGTTCCAAACTGGGTGGACAATTGGCTGATGCCAAAGGGCCCAAATTCACCATTTTCCTCGGGCTGGTCCTGCAGGGGCTAACGCTTCTTTTATTTGCTGTGACCGGATCACATCTGATTCTGCTGATTCTGGTACTGATGGTGTTTATGCTAGCTACGTGGAGTATTTCCCCTGCTCAGCAGCTGTATCTGGTTACACTGGCACCTCGCAGCCCGGACATCGCGCTGAGTATAAACACATCATTTATTCAATTTGGCTTTGCCATGGGCTCCGGATTGGGCGGGCTTGTCATCAGCCGGGCTTCGGTCCTCGCTTTGAACTGGGCAGGTTTTGCCGCGATCTGTATCGCTCTCTTATTCGCCATATTACAGTTTAGGGGAACAGGCAGCAGGAGAGCCGCAGCCTCTGGCGAGAAGGTCAATGCGCAGTAA
- a CDS encoding carboxylesterase family protein: MQRCLLKVLGYEAGTDYKSGEASAFAANHGIKALQGKGTAQLTNRLMAEATAQALQAQLKNGTGTLEQFWSKHKQDGAFKPQTLQQTKYGAIDGKTYEEYGTLGWLGVPYAAPPVGELRWKAPQEPKAWTGTREAKEFAANSLQISGKTTAGSEDSLYLNIWRPNTTSTKLPVMVFLHGGGNMTGSGKDFQGEQLARNTNSIVISVNYRLGALGFFQNAALKTGNALDDSGNYGLLDAFRALEWVQDNIAGFGGDTGNVTLAGQSAGARDVLATLISPLSKGLYQKAIAFSGGLTTASSEEGQQKSEDAIVKLIVQEGKAANEDEAKAWISKQTPAQLESYLRALPADKLVTVFGATAIRMQPFPHLFRDGTVIPKEGFDAISSGNYAKVPVLLGSLETEFSAFAFGDPNFVPSINDGTLFTDQTKAAQYAAAIKYGSEAYAGFNAERVAEKLTSAAGQPPVYAYRFAWGTQPGVISERLYTLLGAPHGADMDFYTGKAAGIAAYFPEGYFSDANKPGREQLSAAMAAYLKQFLYTGSPGTGSPGTGGTAALAAWTPWTKNAKAPIMRLDANNTTAEIGMSSQYNQGKDAVMAKMKKELPEETYQLLNEKVLAGRFFWD, encoded by the coding sequence ATGCAGCGCTGCCTGCTCAAAGTTCTTGGTTATGAAGCAGGTACGGATTACAAGTCAGGAGAAGCTTCCGCGTTTGCGGCAAACCACGGCATCAAAGCCCTTCAAGGAAAAGGCACGGCACAGCTGACCAATCGTTTGATGGCAGAAGCGACCGCACAGGCATTGCAAGCTCAGCTCAAAAATGGTACAGGTACGCTGGAACAGTTCTGGTCAAAACATAAGCAGGACGGTGCATTTAAACCTCAAACGTTACAGCAAACGAAATATGGTGCCATCGATGGCAAAACTTATGAAGAATATGGCACGCTTGGTTGGCTTGGTGTTCCATATGCGGCACCTCCGGTAGGCGAACTGCGCTGGAAAGCACCGCAAGAACCGAAGGCTTGGACAGGAACAAGAGAAGCCAAAGAGTTCGCGGCAAACAGCCTGCAAATATCCGGTAAAACAACAGCAGGCAGTGAAGATTCCTTATATCTGAACATCTGGCGTCCGAATACAACCAGCACCAAACTGCCGGTTATGGTATTCCTGCACGGCGGTGGTAATATGACCGGATCAGGAAAGGACTTTCAGGGGGAACAGCTAGCACGAAATACGAATAGCATCGTTATCTCGGTGAACTATCGTTTGGGAGCGCTTGGTTTCTTCCAGAATGCTGCGCTGAAAACAGGTAACGCGCTTGACGATTCCGGTAACTACGGCCTGCTGGATGCATTCCGTGCACTAGAGTGGGTGCAGGATAACATTGCAGGTTTTGGCGGCGATACAGGGAATGTGACACTTGCAGGTCAATCTGCTGGTGCACGGGATGTTCTCGCAACACTTATCTCCCCGCTTAGCAAGGGATTGTATCAAAAAGCGATTGCTTTCAGCGGTGGTTTGACGACGGCTTCCTCTGAGGAAGGACAGCAGAAATCCGAGGATGCCATTGTGAAGCTGATTGTCCAAGAAGGCAAAGCTGCAAATGAGGATGAAGCCAAAGCTTGGATTAGCAAGCAAACACCTGCACAGCTCGAAAGCTATCTGCGTGCACTGCCTGCGGACAAACTGGTGACGGTATTCGGTGCAACGGCTATCCGCATGCAGCCCTTCCCGCATCTGTTCCGTGATGGTACGGTGATTCCAAAAGAAGGTTTTGATGCGATCAGCAGCGGCAATTATGCTAAAGTCCCTGTGCTGCTCGGCAGCCTGGAAACGGAGTTCTCCGCTTTTGCTTTTGGCGATCCCAACTTTGTTCCATCCATCAATGACGGAACATTGTTCACAGATCAGACGAAAGCGGCTCAATATGCGGCTGCAATTAAATATGGCAGCGAGGCGTACGCAGGCTTTAATGCGGAGCGTGTAGCAGAGAAATTAACCAGTGCGGCAGGTCAGCCGCCAGTATATGCGTATCGTTTTGCATGGGGAACCCAGCCTGGCGTCATCTCGGAACGACTGTACACCCTGTTGGGTGCTCCGCATGGTGCCGATATGGACTTCTACACAGGAAAAGCAGCAGGTATTGCAGCGTACTTCCCTGAAGGTTACTTTAGCGATGCTAACAAGCCGGGGCGTGAACAGCTGTCTGCTGCGATGGCAGCCTACCTAAAGCAGTTCCTGTACACGGGGAGTCCTGGTACGGGGAGTCCTGGTACGGGGGGAACGGCCGCTCTTGCTGCATGGACACCATGGACGAAGAATGCCAAGGCTCCGATTATGCGTCTGGATGCCAATAACACAACCGCCGAGATCGGCATGTCATCCCAATATAATCAGGGCAAAGATGCTGTGATGGCCAAGATGAAGAAAGAGCTGCCTGAAGAGACATACCAGCTGTTGAACGAAAAAGTGCTTGCAGGCCGTTTCTTCTGGGATTGA
- a CDS encoding AraC family transcriptional regulator has translation MLRNKSDSQKKGPTKILGWSMMGEWSEAIQWWNNNQVKLIDIRYRMLQPGQELAEYMLPARAFVMISKGEADIQFGTNRIISDQSLLLHGEKGILLSIGSVKQPLHFFLILYKPQLNAVSADSSLNVNMLAAAASLPAVYHFALSYPLTIFPIVEKMTEFWTSSEELDRLQVTGLFYQFVYEQFRQWKMARQQLVESMELPEQIEAYIQEHYAHSISMENMAAHFHYSTHYLARVFKRKYGCSPMDYVIQTRIKRAQTLLAETEFQIREVAETVGYKDLYYFSRIFKRTTGETPAQYKMRSHRIQGSNRTNKRSESFIADGNLSRYIGNNDNHYQYDTWSVNDLNFGFKPTLAVSLLFSLSLLLAACGGGAETPTAAGTDTAAKSMRMYTDASGRKVEIPAQPSKPVIITYGGYLLPLGMKPAGANTETLERYPEELAGVPDIGSGNGNVEMISGLEPDVIIVPDYTSKEIVGTYEKIAPTITVAWGGDPDVINTLRTMGDIMDRKDEAEQWIAKFEEKLKSIRSELNINIKPGTTAMSFVIYNKEVLLGGEGGTLGKLIYEDFGFSMPEQYKVYSDGGTVLSLEKLADKPADYFFTQMEDEEMDQMMELFEEPVYQSIPAIKNNRIINVSRNYWNYGPYLADKGLDSLIEQVKNLQQ, from the coding sequence ATGTTAAGGAATAAATCGGACTCACAGAAAAAGGGTCCAACGAAGATTTTGGGGTGGTCCATGATGGGGGAATGGTCAGAAGCCATTCAATGGTGGAATAACAACCAAGTGAAACTTATAGATATCCGATACCGAATGCTGCAGCCAGGTCAGGAACTGGCGGAATATATGCTGCCAGCCCGGGCTTTTGTGATGATCAGTAAGGGTGAAGCTGACATTCAGTTTGGAACAAACAGGATTATATCGGATCAGTCGCTCCTGCTGCACGGTGAAAAAGGTATACTGTTGAGTATAGGCAGTGTGAAGCAGCCTCTGCATTTTTTTCTAATCCTGTATAAACCACAATTGAATGCGGTTAGTGCTGACTCATCCCTTAATGTAAACATGCTGGCTGCAGCGGCGTCTTTGCCGGCTGTGTACCATTTTGCACTCTCCTATCCGTTAACGATTTTTCCTATCGTGGAAAAAATGACGGAGTTCTGGACGAGCAGCGAGGAACTGGATCGCCTGCAGGTTACAGGGCTATTTTACCAATTTGTCTATGAGCAATTCCGCCAGTGGAAGATGGCACGTCAGCAGCTGGTTGAATCCATGGAGCTGCCAGAGCAGATTGAAGCCTACATTCAGGAGCACTATGCACATTCCATCTCGATGGAGAATATGGCGGCACATTTCCATTACAGCACACATTATCTGGCCCGGGTATTTAAGCGCAAATACGGATGCAGTCCGATGGATTATGTCATTCAAACCCGGATCAAACGGGCCCAGACACTGCTGGCAGAGACGGAGTTCCAGATTCGGGAGGTGGCAGAGACTGTGGGATACAAGGACCTGTACTACTTCAGCCGCATTTTCAAACGAACGACAGGAGAGACACCGGCACAATACAAAATGCGCAGCCATCGAATCCAAGGTTCAAATCGTACGAACAAGAGGTCGGAATCGTTCATTGCTGACGGTAACTTGTCTCGTTATATTGGTAATAACGATAATCATTATCAATACGACACATGGAGCGTGAACGATTTGAATTTTGGTTTTAAGCCTACATTGGCAGTCAGTTTATTATTTAGTTTATCTCTGCTGCTCGCAGCTTGCGGGGGTGGGGCGGAGACCCCGACTGCAGCAGGTACGGATACAGCAGCAAAATCCATGCGAATGTATACGGATGCTTCAGGAAGAAAGGTTGAGATTCCAGCACAGCCTTCGAAACCTGTCATCATTACCTACGGAGGCTATCTGCTGCCTCTTGGTATGAAACCCGCAGGAGCAAACACGGAAACGCTGGAGCGGTATCCTGAAGAACTCGCAGGTGTGCCGGACATTGGTTCGGGTAACGGTAACGTTGAAATGATCTCAGGCCTGGAACCCGACGTAATCATCGTACCGGACTACACAAGCAAGGAAATTGTAGGCACATACGAGAAGATCGCACCAACGATTACAGTAGCTTGGGGCGGTGATCCGGATGTAATCAATACGCTGAGAACGATGGGCGACATTATGGATCGCAAGGATGAAGCGGAGCAGTGGATTGCGAAGTTTGAGGAGAAGCTGAAGAGCATTCGCAGTGAATTAAACATCAATATTAAACCGGGGACAACTGCGATGTCATTTGTGATCTACAATAAGGAGGTTCTGCTCGGCGGTGAAGGTGGTACATTAGGCAAACTGATCTATGAGGATTTCGGGTTCTCGATGCCTGAGCAGTATAAAGTATACTCTGACGGCGGCACGGTGCTTTCTTTGGAAAAGCTGGCAGACAAGCCCGCAGACTACTTCTTCACTCAGATGGAAGACGAAGAGATGGACCAGATGATGGAACTGTTTGAGGAGCCGGTATACCAGAGCATCCCTGCGATCAAAAATAACCGAATTATTAACGTGTCCCGAAACTACTGGAATTACGGGCCGTATCTGGCGGATAAGGGTCTGGATAGTTTGATTGAGCAGGTGAAGAATCTGCAGCAGTAG
- a CDS encoding TetR/AcrR family transcriptional regulator, which produces MSKKRIKEIAIQHFNRFGYEGTKMAQIAEEAGIRKQSLAYHYSSKKALLLEVYEEVVQEEQQFVQDFLGCSTAGDTLEQKLYAFLLEHKNRFLTQPNVAFMYILSFMTPLEVHDFILAQYRTYLGTLKKEVTALFASYEGIRLSPEEATLAFVTLMDGLDIQLVYETRQSYEQAMAITWNVFWSGIQS; this is translated from the coding sequence TTGAGTAAAAAACGAATTAAAGAGATTGCGATTCAGCATTTTAATCGTTTCGGTTACGAGGGAACAAAAATGGCACAGATTGCCGAAGAAGCCGGTATCCGTAAACAATCGCTGGCTTATCATTATTCTTCCAAGAAAGCTTTGCTGCTGGAGGTATACGAGGAAGTTGTGCAGGAGGAGCAGCAGTTTGTACAAGATTTTTTAGGCTGTTCCACTGCGGGAGATACGCTGGAGCAGAAATTATACGCCTTTTTACTGGAACATAAAAACCGATTCCTTACACAGCCAAATGTCGCCTTTATGTATATTTTGTCCTTTATGACACCGCTGGAAGTACATGATTTTATATTGGCTCAATACCGGACATATCTTGGCACCCTAAAAAAAGAAGTAACCGCTTTGTTTGCAAGTTACGAAGGGATTCGGCTGAGCCCGGAAGAAGCAACACTAGCTTTTGTCACACTGATGGACGGCCTTGATATACAGCTCGTATACGAGACAAGACAGTCGTACGAACAAGCTATGGCTATTACTTGGAATGTGTTCTGGTCAGGGATCCAAAGCTAA
- a CDS encoding Hsp20/alpha crystallin family protein: MFDLIPFRRRNEEPFGQMLKSFHDMVDTSFFSSFGTGMQPFRTDIREENGKYLVEAELPGIAKEDIDIQVEGNELVIRAKRNELVEQKDDDNRIIRQERRAGEFVRRFYVDHIDEENIKARLENGVLKLDIPKRPGDEHPRKRIQID, from the coding sequence ATGTTTGATCTGATTCCATTTCGCAGAAGAAATGAAGAGCCGTTCGGACAGATGCTGAAATCCTTCCATGACATGGTTGATACCTCATTTTTCTCGTCATTCGGAACCGGTATGCAGCCATTTCGCACGGATATTCGGGAGGAAAACGGCAAATATCTGGTCGAGGCGGAGCTTCCGGGCATTGCGAAAGAAGACATCGACATTCAGGTCGAAGGCAATGAGCTTGTGATTCGCGCGAAACGCAATGAACTGGTTGAGCAGAAGGATGACGATAATCGGATCATTCGGCAGGAGCGCCGCGCCGGAGAATTTGTCCGCCGTTTCTACGTGGATCATATCGATGAGGAAAATATTAAGGCACGGCTTGAAAATGGGGTGCTGAAGCTGGATATTCCGAAACGTCCAGGCGATGAGCATCCGCGGAAACGCATTCAGATCGACTAA
- a CDS encoding MerR family transcriptional regulator: protein MFKISTFAKLSKLSLKTLRYYDQIGILKPRRVDHDTGYRYYSADQLLELNRILLYKELGFTLPQIAQLLQEDISHEQIQGMFRLKRSEIQHMIDTEQAKLTRIEERIQLMEKDGQWENGQEIRIKAEAGQTFMFYSAGGREEHIPALLLHLDSLLTKELRQRIQGPQVVLWREMDGKEDEFEFEVGYYVTDEPAAVPEPFQLRNLPPEPSIASMAFHSHSNFDVAACVYLARWIEKNNYQIKENEPGRELYLPLSPEQDAQYIEIQIPITCW, encoded by the coding sequence TTGTTCAAAATCAGTACATTTGCCAAGCTCAGCAAGCTTTCTTTAAAAACACTGCGCTATTACGACCAGATCGGTATCCTCAAGCCGCGAAGGGTAGACCACGACACGGGTTACCGATATTATTCCGCAGATCAGCTGCTTGAACTGAACCGAATTCTGCTCTATAAGGAATTAGGTTTTACACTGCCTCAGATCGCGCAGCTGCTTCAGGAAGACATCTCTCATGAGCAGATTCAGGGTATGTTCAGACTGAAGAGAAGTGAAATCCAGCATATGATTGATACGGAGCAGGCCAAGCTTACCCGTATTGAAGAGCGGATCCAGCTTATGGAGAAAGACGGGCAGTGGGAGAATGGCCAGGAGATCCGAATTAAGGCGGAGGCTGGCCAGACCTTCATGTTCTACAGCGCAGGCGGGAGAGAAGAGCATATTCCCGCGCTTCTTCTTCATCTGGATTCACTGCTGACCAAAGAGCTGCGTCAACGGATTCAAGGACCACAGGTTGTTTTGTGGCGAGAGATGGACGGAAAAGAGGACGAGTTCGAATTCGAAGTCGGTTATTACGTAACCGATGAACCGGCTGCTGTCCCTGAGCCGTTCCAGCTGCGAAATCTGCCACCAGAGCCCAGCATCGCTTCCATGGCGTTCCATTCACATTCGAATTTCGATGTGGCAGCCTGTGTGTATTTAGCCAGATGGATAGAGAAAAATAATTATCAGATTAAAGAGAACGAACCGGGTAGAGAGTTATATTTGCCCTTATCCCCCGAACAGGATGCACAATATATTGAAATCCAGATTCCTATCACCTGCTGGTAA
- a CDS encoding alkaline phosphatase, with protein MMLAVTTIVTAALGGSSAAWAVEDGTSTTSGSPIKNVIILIPDGMANDAAALARWYKGSSLTIDSMASGMVRTHSADAPIADSAPAGTAFATGHKSHTGYVGVLPDKATMPGQKAIAPGDERKPVASVLEASKLAGKSTGIVATSEIMHATPADFSAHYPDRKNYDALSKQQVFNGIDVVLGGGSKYLEPAGRKDGNNLVASIKALGYDYVTTPAAMKASTSGKLWGMFAPTGMSYHMDRDPAKQPSLAQMTSKAIEVLSKNEKGFFLMVEGSKVDWAAHANDPIGIISDVLAFDDAVKAAMDFAKSDGETVVVAVSDHQNGGLTIGNASTTGTYDKEPLSTFIGPLKKAKLTGEGVEAKLNAKRTNIKALMKQYYGITDLTSEEVAAIKDAESGSLNYVVGPMISKRAGIGWTTGGHTGGDVVLYTYAPNNDRPFGVIDNTDVAKYMARVLDLDLDSVSKQLFVPAKQAFTAKGAAYKLDLTDVKNPKILVTKGSTKLELQIYKNTALVNGKKTELEGVIVYNGVDAFVPQGAVNLIQ; from the coding sequence ATGATGCTCGCGGTGACCACCATTGTTACCGCTGCGCTGGGAGGCAGCAGCGCAGCTTGGGCTGTGGAAGATGGTACTTCAACCACTTCTGGTTCACCTATTAAAAATGTAATCATCCTCATTCCTGACGGTATGGCTAATGATGCTGCCGCTCTGGCTCGTTGGTACAAAGGCTCTTCTCTGACCATTGATTCCATGGCAAGCGGTATGGTGCGTACACACTCTGCGGATGCTCCGATTGCGGACTCTGCTCCTGCAGGAACAGCCTTTGCGACAGGACATAAATCCCATACCGGTTATGTCGGTGTACTGCCGGACAAGGCCACGATGCCTGGACAAAAGGCGATTGCACCAGGAGACGAAAGAAAACCGGTGGCTTCCGTGTTGGAAGCTTCCAAGCTGGCGGGCAAATCAACCGGTATTGTAGCTACATCCGAAATTATGCATGCCACACCGGCGGACTTCTCAGCGCATTATCCTGACCGTAAAAACTACGATGCACTCAGCAAGCAGCAGGTATTCAATGGCATTGATGTTGTACTCGGCGGCGGCAGCAAATATCTGGAACCGGCAGGACGCAAAGATGGCAACAACCTCGTGGCCTCCATCAAAGCGCTCGGCTACGATTACGTAACTACACCTGCTGCGATGAAAGCATCAACTTCGGGCAAGCTGTGGGGGATGTTTGCTCCGACAGGCATGTCATACCATATGGACCGTGATCCTGCCAAGCAGCCAAGTCTTGCCCAGATGACGTCCAAAGCGATTGAAGTGCTGTCCAAAAACGAGAAGGGTTTCTTCCTGATGGTCGAAGGCAGCAAGGTGGACTGGGCGGCTCACGCCAATGATCCGATTGGTATTATAAGTGACGTGCTTGCTTTTGATGATGCCGTGAAAGCTGCCATGGATTTCGCCAAATCCGACGGAGAAACGGTTGTTGTTGCCGTATCCGACCACCAGAACGGCGGACTGACCATCGGTAACGCGTCCACAACAGGCACGTATGATAAAGAGCCGTTGTCTACGTTTATAGGACCTCTGAAAAAAGCCAAGCTGACAGGTGAGGGCGTAGAAGCGAAGCTGAATGCGAAACGTACCAACATCAAAGCGTTGATGAAACAGTACTACGGCATTACGGATTTGACTTCGGAGGAAGTCGCTGCGATTAAAGACGCGGAGTCAGGCAGCCTGAACTACGTTGTTGGTCCGATGATCAGCAAACGCGCAGGCATTGGCTGGACAACTGGCGGACATACAGGCGGAGATGTTGTACTCTACACGTATGCTCCTAACAATGATCGTCCATTCGGTGTTATTGATAATACGGATGTAGCCAAATATATGGCTCGTGTACTCGATCTGGATCTGGACAGCGTAAGCAAGCAGTTGTTCGTACCTGCCAAGCAGGCATTTACAGCAAAAGGTGCAGCTTACAAACTGGATCTGACGGATGTTAAAAATCCGAAGATTCTCGTAACCAAAGGCAGCACCAAGCTTGAACTGCAAATTTATAAAAATACAGCCCTTGTGAACGGTAAGAAAACAGAACTCGAAGGCGTAATTGTATACAATGGCGTAGATGCTTTTGTACCACAGGGCGCTGTGAATCTAATCCAGTAA
- a CDS encoding DUF1697 domain-containing protein yields the protein MIYAALLRGINVGGNNKIGMKQLKETFERAGMQEVVTYINSGNIIFADHEKRTDAHMELSELLEQAIAADFGLQIKVLVRDMNEMHRVMQALPPDWSNDDQAKSDVLFLWDEINNADVIEKLPLKPGIGTLIYVPGALLYSVSREEASKSGMNKLGGSKVYSYMTVRNVNTTRKIYALMQAAAEK from the coding sequence ATGATCTATGCAGCTCTGCTGCGGGGCATTAATGTAGGCGGCAATAACAAAATCGGGATGAAGCAGCTGAAGGAAACGTTTGAACGGGCTGGTATGCAGGAGGTGGTGACTTACATCAATTCCGGTAACATCATCTTTGCAGATCACGAGAAGCGGACGGATGCCCATATGGAGTTATCCGAACTTCTGGAACAGGCCATTGCGGCCGATTTCGGTTTGCAGATCAAAGTGCTCGTGCGTGATATGAATGAGATGCATAGGGTCATGCAGGCACTGCCTCCAGACTGGTCCAATGATGATCAGGCCAAAAGTGATGTTCTTTTTTTGTGGGATGAAATAAACAATGCCGATGTGATCGAGAAACTTCCCCTCAAACCGGGAATCGGAACGTTGATCTATGTCCCTGGAGCCCTTCTGTATTCGGTCAGCAGGGAGGAAGCATCAAAAAGCGGCATGAACAAGCTGGGCGGATCCAAAGTTTATTCGTATATGACCGTCCGAAACGTCAATACCACACGTAAAATCTATGCACTTATGCAGGCTGCTGCAGAAAAATGA